A region from the Sandaracinus amylolyticus genome encodes:
- a CDS encoding YdcF family protein: MPRRVMPARVSAPPEPSLRVVIVQRALPAASAGALAFVVADRLGLVTLLGLRRLLDLEDAWLVFAFAIVSGAIAATRARALPWIAFAALGVLYVLVAFTPLFDAQYDAWLLRDAPRAADAIVVLSSDVTSEGRLSSNGLSRLVAGLALARDGHAPLLVRTDLGAGHADDTGDALEIAEGTSVEVVRVGPVASTRDEALRVDELAAARPLRRVIVVTDAMHERRAAATFRAMGLEVIAVPAPERDFSLPPRDPDDRVRAFEEWITERAAWTLYAMRGWIDEGDQAR; this comes from the coding sequence GTGCCGCGCCGTGTCATGCCCGCGCGCGTGTCCGCGCCGCCCGAGCCTTCGCTCCGCGTCGTGATCGTGCAGCGCGCGTTGCCCGCCGCGAGCGCGGGCGCGCTCGCGTTCGTCGTCGCGGATCGGCTCGGGCTCGTGACGCTGCTCGGTCTGCGGCGCCTGCTCGACCTCGAGGACGCGTGGCTGGTCTTCGCGTTCGCGATCGTCAGCGGCGCGATCGCGGCGACACGCGCACGCGCGCTGCCGTGGATCGCGTTCGCCGCGCTGGGCGTGCTCTACGTGCTCGTCGCGTTCACACCGCTCTTCGACGCGCAGTACGACGCGTGGTTGCTCCGCGACGCACCCCGCGCCGCCGACGCGATCGTCGTGCTCTCGTCCGACGTGACGAGCGAAGGGCGTCTCAGCAGCAACGGCCTGTCGCGCTTGGTCGCCGGGCTCGCCCTCGCGCGCGACGGGCACGCACCGCTGCTGGTGCGCACCGATCTCGGCGCCGGTCACGCCGACGACACCGGCGACGCGCTGGAGATCGCGGAAGGCACGAGCGTCGAGGTCGTGCGCGTCGGTCCGGTCGCGAGCACGCGCGACGAAGCGCTGCGCGTGGACGAGCTCGCCGCCGCGCGCCCGCTGCGCCGGGTGATCGTCGTCACCGACGCCATGCACGAGCGCCGCGCGGCCGCGACGTTCCGCGCGATGGGCCTCGAGGTGATCGCGGTGCCCGCGCCGGAGCGCGACTTCTCGCTCCCGCCGCGTGACCCCGACGATCGTGTGCGCGCGTTCGAGGAATGGATCACGGAGCGCGCGGCTTGGACGCTGTACGCGATGCGTGGATGGATCGACGAGGGAGACCAGGCACGATGA
- a CDS encoding acetate/propionate family kinase — MRVLVVNVGSTSVKYNLYEMDTEARLAAGRVERVGTADATHIHEGGSDRIDGRDVTGALRAILAHLTREGGPLPDPTALAAVGHRVVHGGEQLVTPTPVDERAERIIEECAAYAPLHNPVNLAGIRAARAVFSQVPHVAVFDTAFHAQLPPHAYSYAIPHELYLEKGIRRYGFHGPSHQYMALSAAEHLGTHLSRLKLITCHLGGGASVSAIEHGVSVETSMGMTPLEGLVMGTRAGDLDPAIPMLLAKQGMAAGDIDELLNRRSGLAGLSGIGADFRDIQQAAEGGDPRARLAIEVFVHRLRKYVGAYAATLGGADAIVFTGGIGENSALVRSKVCEGLIFMGVALDERANETKRAADHGGIVEISAHRAPTKVLVVRTDEERMIAREVMRCVVGPTATIRSVRARPIPVGVSVRHVHLSRADCDALFGPGYELTKKRDVTQPGQYVTRETVDLVGPKGEIRRVAIINPLRKQTQVEVARTDAITLGVSPPLRESGKLEGTPGLTLRGPAGSVEIPSGVILAHRHVHMSPDEARDFGVNDRDVIKVRVDGDREMTMGDVIVRVHPEFTLDMHVDTDEANAAGLTSDSVVAFEGVQEPRE; from the coding sequence ATGCGAGTCCTCGTCGTCAACGTCGGATCGACCTCCGTCAAATACAACCTCTACGAGATGGACACCGAGGCGCGCCTCGCCGCCGGGCGCGTCGAGCGCGTCGGCACCGCGGACGCGACGCACATCCACGAGGGCGGCAGCGATCGCATCGACGGACGCGACGTCACCGGCGCGCTCCGAGCGATCCTCGCGCACCTCACGCGCGAAGGCGGCCCGCTGCCCGATCCCACGGCGCTCGCCGCGGTCGGTCATCGCGTCGTGCACGGCGGCGAGCAGCTCGTCACGCCCACGCCGGTCGACGAGCGCGCCGAGCGCATCATCGAGGAGTGCGCCGCCTACGCGCCGCTGCACAACCCGGTGAACCTCGCGGGGATCCGCGCCGCGCGCGCCGTGTTCTCGCAGGTCCCGCACGTCGCGGTGTTCGACACCGCGTTCCACGCGCAGCTCCCACCGCACGCCTACAGCTACGCGATCCCGCACGAGCTCTATCTCGAGAAGGGCATCCGTCGTTACGGCTTCCACGGCCCGAGCCACCAGTACATGGCGCTCTCCGCGGCCGAGCACCTCGGGACGCACCTCTCGCGCCTCAAGCTCATCACCTGTCATCTCGGCGGCGGCGCGAGCGTGAGCGCGATCGAGCACGGCGTGTCCGTCGAGACCTCGATGGGCATGACGCCCCTCGAAGGCCTGGTGATGGGCACGCGCGCCGGCGATCTCGACCCCGCGATCCCGATGCTCCTCGCGAAGCAGGGCATGGCCGCGGGCGACATCGACGAGCTGCTCAATCGTCGCTCCGGTCTCGCGGGGCTCTCGGGCATCGGCGCCGACTTCCGCGACATCCAGCAGGCCGCGGAGGGCGGCGATCCTCGCGCGCGCCTCGCGATCGAAGTGTTCGTGCATCGCCTCCGCAAGTACGTCGGCGCGTACGCCGCGACGCTCGGCGGCGCCGACGCGATCGTGTTCACCGGCGGCATCGGCGAGAACTCCGCGCTCGTGCGCAGCAAGGTCTGCGAGGGCCTGATCTTCATGGGCGTCGCCCTCGACGAGCGCGCGAACGAGACGAAGCGCGCCGCCGATCACGGCGGCATCGTCGAGATTTCCGCGCACCGCGCGCCGACCAAGGTGCTCGTCGTGCGCACCGACGAAGAGCGCATGATCGCGCGCGAGGTGATGCGCTGCGTGGTCGGCCCCACCGCGACCATCCGCAGCGTGCGCGCCCGTCCGATCCCGGTCGGCGTGAGCGTGCGCCACGTGCACCTCTCGCGCGCCGACTGCGACGCGCTCTTCGGTCCCGGCTACGAGCTCACGAAGAAGCGCGACGTCACACAGCCCGGCCAGTACGTCACCCGCGAGACCGTCGATCTCGTGGGCCCCAAGGGCGAGATCCGCCGCGTCGCGATCATCAACCCGCTGCGCAAGCAGACGCAGGTCGAGGTCGCGCGCACCGACGCCATCACGCTCGGCGTGAGCCCGCCGCTGCGCGAGTCGGGCAAGCTCGAGGGCACGCCGGGCCTCACGCTGCGCGGCCCCGCGGGCTCGGTGGAGATCCCGAGCGGCGTCATCCTCGCGCATCGCCACGTGCACATGTCGCCCGACGAGGCGCGCGACTTCGGCGTGAACGATCGCGACGTGATCAAGGTGCGCGTCGACGGAGATCGCGAGATGACGATGGGCGACGTGATCGTGCGGGTGCACCCCGAGTTCACGCTCGACATGCACGTCGACACCGACGAGGCGAACGCCGCGGGCCTCACCAGCGACAGCGTCGTCGCGTTCGAAGGCGTGCAGGAGCCGCGCGAGTAG
- a CDS encoding nucleotidyltransferase, with product MRLASRASPERPPEDPELAFYAKVIRTLNRAHVPFLVAGAAVLQHHTGLCRDTKDLDLFIHERDLERALSTLEASGLETEVAFPHWLAKAHEHGKFVDLIYNSGNGATPVDDLWFEHASPGTLLGEPVSFCPVEETIWSKSFVQERERYDGADVAHLLAARAKDLDWKRLVWRYGRFWRVLLSHLVLFGFIYPDLARNVPDDVMDELLERLRVERQIVTRERLCLGTLLSREQYLVDIEAGRRDGRLPPTGRMHPVDVAAWTAAIHRREE from the coding sequence ATGCGCCTCGCGTCCCGAGCATCGCCCGAGCGTCCGCCCGAGGATCCCGAGCTCGCCTTCTACGCGAAGGTGATCCGCACGCTGAACCGCGCGCACGTGCCCTTCCTCGTCGCAGGCGCGGCAGTCCTGCAGCACCACACGGGGCTCTGTCGCGACACCAAGGATCTCGATCTCTTCATCCACGAGCGCGATCTCGAGCGTGCGCTGAGCACGCTCGAGGCGAGCGGGCTCGAGACCGAGGTCGCGTTCCCGCACTGGCTCGCGAAGGCGCACGAGCACGGGAAGTTCGTCGATCTCATCTACAACTCCGGCAACGGCGCGACGCCGGTGGACGACCTCTGGTTCGAGCACGCGTCGCCCGGAACGCTGCTCGGCGAGCCGGTGTCGTTCTGCCCGGTCGAGGAGACGATCTGGTCGAAGTCGTTCGTGCAGGAGCGCGAGCGCTACGACGGCGCGGACGTGGCGCACCTGCTCGCGGCGCGCGCGAAGGACCTCGACTGGAAGCGGCTCGTGTGGCGCTACGGACGCTTCTGGCGCGTCCTGCTCTCGCACCTGGTGCTGTTCGGCTTCATCTACCCCGATCTGGCGCGAAACGTCCCGGACGACGTCATGGACGAGCTGCTCGAGCGATTGCGGGTGGAGAGGCAGATCGTCACGCGCGAGCGCTTGTGCCTCGGGACGCTGCTCTCGCGCGAGCAGTACCTCGTCGACATCGAAGCAGGTCGACGCGACGGACGGCTGCCGCCGACGGGACGCATGCATCCCGTCGACGTCGCCGCGTGGACTGCGGCGATCCATCGGCGCGAGGAGTAG
- a CDS encoding metallophosphoesterase family protein encodes MTQRPIRVAAVGDLHCRKTSAGTIAPLLSRVNEHADMLLLCGDLTDYGTPEEAHVLAKELAVARVPMAGVLGNHDYEGGAQQEITKILTDAGVQILDGDAIEIHGIGIAGVKGFVGGFGRGTLGPWGERMIKAFVQEAIDEALKLEAALQRLRTERRIAIMHYAPVRGTVEGEPPEIFAYCGCGRLEEPLHRYPVDVVFHGHAHHGSPTARTENGIPVHNVALPLMRRLHAEHPGFHVVELEPLHEPIEEMPLVR; translated from the coding sequence ATGACACAACGCCCCATTCGCGTCGCCGCGGTCGGCGACCTGCACTGTCGCAAGACGTCTGCGGGCACGATCGCGCCGCTCCTCTCGCGCGTGAACGAGCACGCCGACATGCTGCTGCTCTGCGGCGATCTCACGGACTACGGCACGCCGGAAGAAGCACACGTGCTCGCGAAGGAGCTCGCGGTCGCGCGCGTGCCGATGGCCGGAGTGCTCGGCAACCACGACTACGAAGGCGGCGCGCAGCAGGAGATCACGAAGATCCTCACCGACGCCGGCGTGCAGATCCTCGACGGCGACGCGATCGAGATCCACGGCATCGGCATCGCGGGCGTGAAGGGCTTCGTCGGAGGCTTCGGCCGCGGCACGCTCGGCCCGTGGGGCGAGCGCATGATCAAGGCGTTCGTGCAGGAAGCGATCGACGAGGCGCTCAAGCTCGAGGCGGCGCTGCAGCGCCTGCGCACCGAGCGCCGCATCGCGATCATGCACTACGCGCCGGTGCGCGGGACCGTCGAGGGCGAGCCTCCGGAGATCTTCGCGTACTGCGGCTGCGGCCGGCTCGAAGAGCCGCTGCATCGATATCCGGTCGACGTCGTGTTCCACGGCCACGCGCACCACGGCTCTCCGACCGCGCGCACGGAGAACGGCATCCCGGTGCACAACGTCGCGCTCCCGCTGATGCGCCGCCTCCACGCCGAGCACCCCGGCTTCCACGTCGTCGAGCTCGAGCCGCTCCACGAGCCGATCGAAGAGATGCCCCTCGTGCGCTGA